A section of the Triplophysa dalaica isolate WHDGS20190420 chromosome 8, ASM1584641v1, whole genome shotgun sequence genome encodes:
- the atf2 gene encoding cyclic AMP-dependent transcription factor ATF-2 isoform X2 — translation MSDDKPFLCTAPGCGQRFTNEDHLAVHKHKHEMTLRFGPARNDTVIIADQTPTPTRFLKNCEEVGLFNELTSPFEHDFKKATEDDIKKLPLDLSPLATPVVRNKIEVPQRVSPLPHPESTTTDDKEVSLQPTSLPPSTIVRPASLQVPNVLLASSDAGVVIQQALPSPTSSSVITQVPSSSRPIVPVSGTIPVLLQLPNGQTMPVAIPATIASSSVRIPTAPLVRPVTIVPSVPGIPGPSSPKPVQSEAKMKLKAALSQQLPQVTNGDAGDIQSSSASQTPPPDPPPPEEPRPQSLQQPATSTTETPVSPAPPAQHTTSTGGRRRRTTSDDPDEKRRKFLERNRAAASRCRQKRKVWVQNLEKKADDMSSMNGQLQNEVTLLRNEVAQLKQLLLAHKDCPVTLLQKKSGYQQPDKEDSCGEMSVPSSPQNEAIQHSSISTSNGVSLSTATAAALASGPALEPSTEEEEEPQVGGASAAHTQSSGS, via the exons ATGAGTGATGATAAACCATTTCTCTGCACTGCTCCTGGCTGTGGACAG cgattcacaaatgaaGACCACCTGGCagtgcataaacacaaacatgagatGACCCTGAGGTTTGGTCCAGCACGCAATGACACTGTCATCATCGCTG ACCAGACACCAACACCGACCCGCTTCCTCAAGAACTGCGAGGAGGTCGGGCTGTTCAATGAGCTCACCAGCCCGTTTGAGCATGACTTTAAAAAGGCCACAGAGGATGACATTAAAAAG CTGCCTCTGGACTTGTCTCCTCTTGCCACTCCTGTTGTTCGTAACAAAATTGAGGTGCCACAGAGAGTCAGTCCGCTCCCTCACCCTGAGTCTACTACCACTGATGACAAG GAGGTTTCTTTGCAGCCGACCTCTCTGCCTCCATCCACTATAGTTCGTCCTGCTTCCCTGCAAGTTCCCAATGTACTTCTGGCCAGCTCTGACGCTGGTGTTGTTATTCAGCAAGCTCTCCCATCTCCAACATCTAGCTCTGTTATAACCCAGGTCCCATCCTCTAGTAGGCCGATAGT TCCGGTGTCAGGCACGATTCCGGTTCTTCTGCAGCTGCCTAATGGTCAGACCATGCCAGTCGCCATCCCAGCCACCATCGCCAGCTCCAGCGTCCGCATACCCACTGCTCCT CTGGTCAGACCAGTCACCATAGTGCCTAGCGTCCCTGGAATCCCTGGCCCCTCCTCTCCGAAGCCTGTCCAATCAGAAGCCAAGATG AAGCTAAAGGCGGCTCTCAGTCAACAACTCCCTCAGGTAACCAATGGAGATGCAGGTGACATCCAGAGCAGTTCAGCCAGCCAAACTCCTCCCCCAGACCCGCCTCCACCAGAGGAGCCCCGCCCACAGTCACTACAGCAACCAGCTACATCTACTACAGAAACTCCT GTGTCTCCAGCCCCACCAGCACAGCACACGACCAGTACAGGCGGTCGGCGGCGGCGAACCACCAGCGATGACCCCGACGAGAAAAGACGGAAGTTTCTGGAAAGAAACCGGGCCGCCGCATCTCGCTGCAGGCAGAAGAGGAAAGTCTGGGTGCAAAATCTGGAGAAGAAAGCCGATGACATGAGCTCCATGAACGGGCAGCTACAG AATGAAGTGACTCTTCTGAGGAATGAAGTTGCTCAGCTGAAACAGCTTTTGTTGGCACATAAGGACTGTCCTGTGACACTCCTACAGAAGAAATCAGGATACCAGC AGCCAGATAAGGAGGACAGCTGCGGGGAGATGTCTGTTCCCAGCAGCCCACAGAACGAGGCCATTCAGCACAGCTCCATCAGCACATCCAACGGCGTCAGCTTGTCCACGGCAACCGCGGCAGCGCTCGCATCCGGCCCCGCTCTGGAGCCCAGcacagaggaagaggaggagccaCAAGTGGGCGGGGCTTCCGCCGCTCACACCCAGTCTTCAGGAAGCTGA
- the atp5mc3a gene encoding ATP synthase membrane subunit c locus 3a, with product MFTCAKFVSTPALVRASSRALYRPVSAAVLSRPEVKPEVSAAVLPQLPFTQVVLRNFQTSAVSRDIDTAAKFIGAGAATVGVAGSGAGIGTVFGSLIIGYARNPSLKQQLFSYAILGFALSEAMGLFCLMVAFLILFAM from the exons ATGTTCACCTGTGCAAAGTTCGTGTCCACACCCGCCCTG GTGCGTGCGAGCTCCCGAGCCCTTTACAGGCCAGTCTCTGCTGCTGTACTGTCCAGACCAGAGGTCAAACCAGAG GTCAGTGCTGCTGTCCTGCCTCAGTTGCCCTTCACTCAGGTGGTCCTCAGAAACTTCCAGACCAGTGCTGTGAGCCGTGACATTGACACGGCTGCTAAGTTCATCGGAGCAGGAGCTGCCACTGTGGGAGTGGCTGGATCCGGTGCTGGAATTGGAACGGTGTTTGGAAGCCTTATCATTGGATATGCTAG GAACCCGTCTCTAAAGCAGCAACTCTTCTCATATGCCATCCTGGGGTTTGCTCTGTCTGAAGCTATGGGGCTCTTCTGTTTGATGGTTGCTTTCTTGATTCTGTTCGCCATGTAA
- the atf2 gene encoding cyclic AMP-dependent transcription factor ATF-2 isoform X1 produces MIHKRWQTEAVNMSDDKPFLCTAPGCGQRFTNEDHLAVHKHKHEMTLRFGPARNDTVIIADQTPTPTRFLKNCEEVGLFNELTSPFEHDFKKATEDDIKKLPLDLSPLATPVVRNKIEVPQRVSPLPHPESTTTDDKEVSLQPTSLPPSTIVRPASLQVPNVLLASSDAGVVIQQALPSPTSSSVITQVPSSSRPIVPVSGTIPVLLQLPNGQTMPVAIPATIASSSVRIPTAPLVRPVTIVPSVPGIPGPSSPKPVQSEAKMKLKAALSQQLPQVTNGDAGDIQSSSASQTPPPDPPPPEEPRPQSLQQPATSTTETPVSPAPPAQHTTSTGGRRRRTTSDDPDEKRRKFLERNRAAASRCRQKRKVWVQNLEKKADDMSSMNGQLQNEVTLLRNEVAQLKQLLLAHKDCPVTLLQKKSGYQQPDKEDSCGEMSVPSSPQNEAIQHSSISTSNGVSLSTATAAALASGPALEPSTEEEEEPQVGGASAAHTQSSGS; encoded by the exons ATGATACATAAACG GTGGCAGACTGAAGCTGTGAATATGAGTGATGATAAACCATTTCTCTGCACTGCTCCTGGCTGTGGACAG cgattcacaaatgaaGACCACCTGGCagtgcataaacacaaacatgagatGACCCTGAGGTTTGGTCCAGCACGCAATGACACTGTCATCATCGCTG ACCAGACACCAACACCGACCCGCTTCCTCAAGAACTGCGAGGAGGTCGGGCTGTTCAATGAGCTCACCAGCCCGTTTGAGCATGACTTTAAAAAGGCCACAGAGGATGACATTAAAAAG CTGCCTCTGGACTTGTCTCCTCTTGCCACTCCTGTTGTTCGTAACAAAATTGAGGTGCCACAGAGAGTCAGTCCGCTCCCTCACCCTGAGTCTACTACCACTGATGACAAG GAGGTTTCTTTGCAGCCGACCTCTCTGCCTCCATCCACTATAGTTCGTCCTGCTTCCCTGCAAGTTCCCAATGTACTTCTGGCCAGCTCTGACGCTGGTGTTGTTATTCAGCAAGCTCTCCCATCTCCAACATCTAGCTCTGTTATAACCCAGGTCCCATCCTCTAGTAGGCCGATAGT TCCGGTGTCAGGCACGATTCCGGTTCTTCTGCAGCTGCCTAATGGTCAGACCATGCCAGTCGCCATCCCAGCCACCATCGCCAGCTCCAGCGTCCGCATACCCACTGCTCCT CTGGTCAGACCAGTCACCATAGTGCCTAGCGTCCCTGGAATCCCTGGCCCCTCCTCTCCGAAGCCTGTCCAATCAGAAGCCAAGATG AAGCTAAAGGCGGCTCTCAGTCAACAACTCCCTCAGGTAACCAATGGAGATGCAGGTGACATCCAGAGCAGTTCAGCCAGCCAAACTCCTCCCCCAGACCCGCCTCCACCAGAGGAGCCCCGCCCACAGTCACTACAGCAACCAGCTACATCTACTACAGAAACTCCT GTGTCTCCAGCCCCACCAGCACAGCACACGACCAGTACAGGCGGTCGGCGGCGGCGAACCACCAGCGATGACCCCGACGAGAAAAGACGGAAGTTTCTGGAAAGAAACCGGGCCGCCGCATCTCGCTGCAGGCAGAAGAGGAAAGTCTGGGTGCAAAATCTGGAGAAGAAAGCCGATGACATGAGCTCCATGAACGGGCAGCTACAG AATGAAGTGACTCTTCTGAGGAATGAAGTTGCTCAGCTGAAACAGCTTTTGTTGGCACATAAGGACTGTCCTGTGACACTCCTACAGAAGAAATCAGGATACCAGC AGCCAGATAAGGAGGACAGCTGCGGGGAGATGTCTGTTCCCAGCAGCCCACAGAACGAGGCCATTCAGCACAGCTCCATCAGCACATCCAACGGCGTCAGCTTGTCCACGGCAACCGCGGCAGCGCTCGCATCCGGCCCCGCTCTGGAGCCCAGcacagaggaagaggaggagccaCAAGTGGGCGGGGCTTCCGCCGCTCACACCCAGTCTTCAGGAAGCTGA